In Methanosphaera sp. WGK6, the sequence TTAAAACGTGCTAAATTCCATTCTTTTATCTTTGTAGTCATTGATTCAAAAGGAAATCTTATAATTCCAGGAGTGTTAAAACCTATACCAAACTCTAGTAAGACTGTCTTTGAATTTTTTGCATTATTTATGAAATCAGTGTATGCTTTATTTTGTTTATGCCATGTGTCATCTTCTACAAATAAATGGTCTTTACGTAGATTTACATCCATTTCTCCACCACATATAGGACATTTTGGTACTAGTTCTGTTGGAACTTTTAAATCAACAGATGTGTTTTCTCGTAGTTTTTCTACTAAGTCTGTTGCATCATATAGTTTATTATGACATGCATTTTTACATTGAATTAAATTATAACTTCCCTGTGTTGCAAATATATTATTCCTATTAAATCCTGCTTTTATGAATTGATTATCTACATTAGTAGTTATTATGAAGTATTTTTCATCTTTAACTAGTTTTAGTAATTTTTTATATAATTCTGTAGCTTCCATTCCAGTACTATTTAGATAAATATGTCTTGCCCAGTAGGCCCATTTTTCTTCTTCTGTTTCAAAAGGATAAAAACCTGATGAATACATGTCTGTAAAGTCATATTTTTCTATATAATCCGAGAAATTTTTTTTAAATCTTTCTCCACCATAATCTATTCCTGCTGCTGTAGATAGTCCTGCCCCAGCACCTATTATTATATATTCTGCTTCATTAATTAGTTTTGTTAATTTTTCTATTCTTTCAGATAGTTCTTTCATATATTTCAACATCTCCTTTAGTGTATAAGTTAAATATTACATTATCAAATGATTCATAATATTTATCTAAATAATTATCTACTGTTTTTACTGCTATTTTTGATGCAAGTTCTATTGGAAATCTGAATACTCCTGTTGATATACAAGGAAATGCAATACTTCTTATATTATTTTCTCTTGCTAGTTCCAGTGAATTAGTATAACAGTTTGCTAATAGTCTTTCATGTTTTTTTGTTACATGATCTTCTATTATTGGTCCTACTGTGTGAATTACATGTTTTGATGGTAGATTATATGCTTTTGTAATAAATGCTTCTCCAGTGGGTATGTTATAGTTGTAATTTTTCATTATTTCATTACATTCAAGTCTTAGACTTACTCCTGCATATGTATTTATCTGGTTATCTATACAGTTATGGCATGGTGTAAAACATCCTAATCCTTGCGAATTTGCTGCATTTACTATTGCTTCAACAGAAAGCGTAGTTATATCGCCCTTCCATAATGAGATTATATTATCATTGTTTTCATGATTAGTAGGATTACTTTCATTTAGTTTAATTATATCTTCCTGTTTTATTGTAGATTTACTTTTCCGTATATAACTTAGTAATTCTTGTTCTTTTTCAAGGTATTTGTCACTTATTGGTTTTGCCTGTCTTATATTTACTAGACTACGATATATTTGGAGTTTATCCTTGAATGTATTTAGATTATTGTTAATTTTTATTTGTGGATTTTCTCTTAGTAGGTATTCTATTAAATAATCAATATTTTCCATTTCTTGTTCTCCAAGTAATTGTTAATTTTTATTTT encodes:
- a CDS encoding Sir2 family NAD-dependent protein deacetylase yields the protein MKELSERIEKLTKLINEAEYIIIGAGAGLSTAAGIDYGGERFKKNFSDYIEKYDFTDMYSSGFYPFETEEEKWAYWARHIYLNSTGMEATELYKKLLKLVKDEKYFIITTNVDNQFIKAGFNRNNIFATQGSYNLIQCKNACHNKLYDATDLVEKLRENTSVDLKVPTELVPKCPICGGEMDVNLRKDHLFVEDDTWHKQNKAYTDFINNAKNSKTVLLEFGIGFNTPGIIRFPFESMTTKIKEWNLARFNKDYLEIVVDYHGTGKLVSCDSLDSMKLQNDFQNRYIPFSEDIELILNQLI
- a CDS encoding protein-ADP-ribose hydrolase, with protein sequence MENIDYLIEYLLRENPQIKINNNLNTFKDKLQIYRSLVNIRQAKPISDKYLEKEQELLSYIRKSKSTIKQEDIIKLNESNPTNHENNDNIISLWKGDITTLSVEAIVNAANSQGLGCFTPCHNCIDNQINTYAGVSLRLECNEIMKNYNYNIPTGEAFITKAYNLPSKHVIHTVGPIIEDHVTKKHERLLANCYTNSLELARENNIRSIAFPCISTGVFRFPIELASKIAVKTVDNYLDKYYESFDNVIFNLYTKGDVEIYERTI